A window from Lactiplantibacillus pentosus encodes these proteins:
- a CDS encoding 3-oxoacyl-ACP reductase family protein — translation MNVDEVIIVTGAAKGIGLATVKRLAAQGARVVLNVHHEIDAEAWQALTATYPQLVQLVGDVSDESSAAELVETVMTNFGRIDGLVNNAGITHDQLLTRMHVEDFKQVLETNLIGTFNMTKHVLKVMQRQRQGAIVNVASVVGLHGNIGQANYAASKAGIIGLTKTTAKEAARRQVRCNAVAPGMIETAMTAQLNERVRTAALSGIPLQRFGTPDEIAQAIDFLLHQPYLTGQVLTVDGGMTI, via the coding sequence GTGAACGTGGATGAAGTGATTATCGTGACGGGCGCGGCAAAGGGCATCGGCCTGGCGACGGTCAAACGATTAGCCGCGCAAGGCGCTCGTGTCGTGCTGAATGTCCATCATGAAATTGACGCGGAAGCTTGGCAAGCCTTGACGGCGACCTATCCGCAACTGGTTCAATTAGTGGGAGATGTCAGTGATGAATCCTCCGCGGCCGAGTTAGTTGAAACGGTCATGACAAATTTTGGCCGTATCGATGGGTTAGTCAATAACGCTGGCATTACTCATGACCAATTATTGACCCGGATGCACGTTGAAGATTTTAAACAGGTGTTGGAGACAAATCTGATTGGGACGTTTAACATGACGAAACATGTGCTCAAAGTGATGCAACGCCAACGGCAAGGAGCCATCGTCAATGTTGCCAGCGTTGTCGGCTTACACGGTAACATTGGACAAGCCAATTACGCAGCTAGCAAGGCCGGCATTATCGGTTTAACCAAGACGACCGCCAAGGAAGCCGCTCGCCGCCAAGTGCGCTGTAATGCGGTGGCGCCGGGCATGATTGAAACGGCGATGACCGCACAACTGAACGAGCGTGTCAGGACGGCAGCTTTAAGCGGTATTCCACTGCAGCGCTTTGGCACTCCTGATGAGATTGCTCAAGCGATTGACTTTTTATTACACCAACCGTATTTGACCGGACAAGTTTTGACGGTCGATGGCGGAATGACGATATAG
- the fabF gene encoding beta-ketoacyl-ACP synthase II — protein MTERVVVTGMGAVTPLGNDVDTFLANLFAGRLGIGPITKFDATATGISVAGEVDDFQPEKRIEKKLAKRLDLFSIYGLYSASEAMAQAGLDETTIDPERLGVIYGSGIGGLTTIEAQVIKMHDKSPKRVSPLFVPNSIINMVVGNIAMQFNAQNTSQAIVTACASATNAIGDAFEYLRQGKADVMITGGAEASVNEIGIAGFAALTALSKATDPTKASLPFDTDRNGFVMGEGAASLVLETLTHAQARGAKILGEVVGYGTTSDAYHMTAPRPDGAGAKRAMQQAIQEAGIQPEDVGYINAHGTATHANDSAEAQAIAELFGEETPVSSTKGMTGHLLGAAGAIEAVATIGALQAGQLPPNVGCTTPDPDCPVNLVSPATQQQAATYALSNSFGFGGHNAVVAFKKWVSA, from the coding sequence ATGACAGAACGAGTAGTGGTGACTGGGATGGGTGCGGTGACGCCCCTCGGTAACGATGTTGACACTTTTTTGGCGAATTTATTTGCGGGAAGACTTGGCATTGGACCGATTACCAAGTTCGATGCGACGGCAACAGGAATCAGTGTTGCCGGTGAAGTAGATGATTTTCAGCCAGAAAAACGGATCGAAAAGAAATTGGCAAAACGCCTAGATTTATTCTCAATTTATGGCTTATACAGTGCCAGTGAAGCAATGGCTCAAGCGGGTCTGGATGAAACGACGATTGACCCCGAACGGTTAGGTGTGATTTATGGTTCCGGTATTGGTGGTTTGACGACGATTGAAGCGCAAGTGATCAAGATGCACGACAAGAGCCCCAAACGGGTTTCACCGTTATTTGTGCCGAATTCGATCATTAATATGGTTGTCGGTAACATCGCCATGCAGTTCAATGCGCAGAACACCAGTCAGGCGATCGTCACGGCCTGTGCTTCGGCCACCAACGCGATTGGTGATGCGTTTGAATATTTACGCCAAGGAAAAGCTGACGTGATGATTACCGGTGGTGCAGAAGCGTCAGTCAACGAAATCGGTATTGCGGGCTTTGCCGCGTTGACCGCGTTATCCAAAGCCACTGATCCGACGAAAGCGTCGTTGCCATTTGACACAGACCGCAATGGCTTTGTGATGGGTGAAGGTGCCGCCAGCTTAGTCTTAGAAACGCTGACGCATGCTCAAGCGCGTGGTGCCAAAATTCTCGGTGAAGTTGTCGGTTATGGGACGACCAGTGATGCTTACCATATGACTGCACCACGGCCAGATGGTGCGGGTGCCAAACGTGCTATGCAGCAAGCCATTCAAGAAGCGGGCATTCAACCTGAAGATGTCGGCTACATCAACGCACATGGCACCGCGACCCACGCCAATGATAGTGCTGAAGCCCAAGCAATTGCCGAACTATTTGGTGAAGAAACCCCTGTCAGCAGTACCAAAGGGATGACCGGACACTTGTTAGGCGCTGCCGGTGCGATCGAAGCGGTCGCGACGATTGGTGCCTTACAAGCGGGACAGTTACCGCCCAATGTCGGGTGTACGACGCCAGATCCTGACTGTCCAGTAAACTTGGTCTCGCCCGCGACCCAGCAACAGGCTGCCACCTATGCATTGAGTAATTCATTTGGCTTTGGCGGTCACAATGCCGTCGTTGCCTTTAAAAAGTGGGTGAGCGCATGA
- a CDS encoding acetyl-CoA carboxylase biotin carboxyl carrier protein, whose amino-acid sequence MSMTDTEAMTALIDQFNQSSAQVMDVKTSGFELHLNKQAVLTQPISASDQPQATNAAEPAPGSPSTPAATRSSATMVTAPLVGVAYLAAEPKAEPFVQVGTHVKAGETLCVIEAMKMINEVPSPVSGTVKEVLVKNAAMVEFDEPLFAIEETKA is encoded by the coding sequence ATGAGTATGACGGATACGGAAGCCATGACCGCACTGATCGACCAGTTCAACCAGTCTAGTGCGCAAGTCATGGATGTCAAGACGAGCGGGTTTGAATTACATCTGAACAAACAAGCGGTCCTTACCCAGCCGATATCAGCGAGTGACCAGCCTCAAGCGACTAATGCGGCTGAACCAGCACCAGGATCCCCATCGACACCTGCGGCCACTCGTTCATCAGCGACCATGGTAACGGCGCCGCTAGTCGGAGTGGCGTATTTAGCCGCGGAACCTAAGGCGGAACCATTCGTTCAGGTCGGCACGCACGTCAAGGCTGGCGAAACGCTGTGTGTCATTGAAGCGATGAAGATGATCAATGAAGTGCCGAGCCCAGTTAGTGGGACGGTCAAGGAAGTTCTGGTCAAGAACGCGGCGATGGTCGAGTTTGATGAGCCACTATTTGCGATTGAGGAGACGAAAGCCTAA
- a CDS encoding 3-hydroxyacyl-ACP dehydratase FabZ family protein — translation MEVTSLIPQRYPVQLLDRIVSVEPGVGATAEKLVTINEWFFQSPTLTGRTMMRPLLLEILAQTGVVALLSIPEHHRQNVFFGGIRQADFKADVHPGDRLESTVTLTKFRRQIGTGHGMITCAGHEVVSADLTFVIQT, via the coding sequence ATGGAAGTGACTAGTTTAATTCCGCAACGGTATCCGGTGCAACTCTTGGATCGTATCGTTAGCGTCGAGCCAGGGGTCGGTGCAACCGCCGAGAAATTAGTGACCATTAATGAATGGTTTTTCCAAAGTCCAACGCTGACAGGGCGGACGATGATGCGGCCACTGTTGCTAGAGATTTTAGCGCAAACGGGGGTCGTCGCCTTGCTATCGATTCCTGAGCATCACCGACAAAACGTCTTCTTCGGTGGGATTCGACAGGCTGATTTTAAGGCGGATGTTCACCCTGGGGACCGCTTAGAATCAACCGTCACCCTGACGAAGTTTCGGCGTCAAATTGGCACTGGCCATGGGATGATCACTTGCGCGGGTCATGAAGTCGTCAGTGCGGATTTGACCTTTGTGATTCAGACTTAA
- a CDS encoding acetyl-CoA carboxylase biotin carboxylase subunit produces MFEKVLVANRGEIAVQIIRALHEVGSQAVAVYSVADQESLFVRLADEAVCIGDGPVNQSYLNMQAVISAANLTGCQAVHPGYGFLSENAAFAQLCADCQLTFIGPSPAVIDQMGDKENARQTMQRLGVPVIPGSQAVLENVDAALKSAHELGYPVMIKAAAGGGGKGIRAVNDDQALARAFQTAQQEAQASYDDQRLYLEKIIVPAKHIEVQVLADQQGHVVYLPERDCSLQRNHQKVMEETPCQVMTSAERLELGQLVADATKKLGYTNTGTYEFLMDQQHHFYFLEMNTRLQVEHTVTEMVTGIELIKAQLTIAAGEPLPFAQADIHVQGTALECRLNAEDPQHDFRPQPGRIEQLIYPIGTLGVRIDAGVVAGSLIAPFYDSMIAKVIVHSNQRQTTLNKMRRCLDELMLTGVQTNQDFLAALLNTKAVADGTYTTTYIEQDFLKGWLNDAQAQVSSAN; encoded by the coding sequence TTGTTTGAAAAAGTATTAGTAGCCAATCGGGGCGAAATTGCGGTGCAGATTATTCGTGCGTTGCATGAAGTCGGCAGTCAAGCCGTCGCCGTCTATTCGGTGGCCGACCAAGAGAGTCTATTTGTTCGACTCGCCGACGAAGCCGTTTGTATCGGTGATGGCCCGGTCAATCAGTCTTATTTGAACATGCAGGCCGTAATCAGTGCTGCCAATCTGACAGGCTGTCAAGCCGTTCATCCGGGCTACGGTTTCTTGTCTGAGAACGCCGCGTTCGCCCAACTATGTGCGGATTGCCAGTTAACCTTTATCGGACCTAGTCCAGCAGTAATCGACCAAATGGGTGACAAGGAAAATGCCCGCCAGACAATGCAACGATTGGGTGTGCCAGTCATTCCAGGCAGTCAAGCGGTACTGGAAAATGTCGACGCTGCCTTAAAATCGGCGCATGAGTTGGGCTATCCGGTCATGATTAAGGCTGCCGCGGGTGGTGGCGGTAAGGGCATTCGAGCCGTCAACGATGATCAGGCGCTAGCACGTGCATTTCAGACCGCTCAACAGGAAGCACAGGCGTCATACGATGATCAACGGCTGTACCTCGAAAAGATTATTGTCCCTGCCAAACATATTGAAGTGCAAGTCTTGGCAGACCAACAGGGGCACGTCGTTTATTTACCCGAGCGAGATTGTTCGCTACAACGTAATCATCAAAAAGTCATGGAAGAAACGCCATGTCAGGTGATGACCAGTGCCGAACGATTGGAACTAGGCCAGTTAGTGGCGGATGCAACCAAAAAGTTGGGTTATACAAATACGGGGACTTATGAGTTTTTGATGGATCAGCAGCACCACTTTTATTTTTTGGAAATGAACACGCGATTGCAAGTTGAACATACGGTCACTGAAATGGTGACGGGGATTGAGCTAATTAAGGCCCAGCTTACGATTGCGGCGGGAGAACCATTGCCATTTGCGCAAGCCGATATACACGTTCAGGGTACCGCGCTTGAATGCCGTCTGAACGCGGAAGATCCACAGCACGACTTCCGGCCACAACCAGGTCGAATTGAACAACTGATTTATCCGATAGGCACGTTGGGGGTGCGCATTGATGCCGGTGTGGTTGCGGGGAGCTTGATTGCACCGTTTTATGATTCGATGATCGCTAAAGTAATTGTCCATAGCAATCAGCGCCAGACGACGCTTAACAAGATGCGGCGGTGCCTGGATGAATTGATGCTGACTGGCGTTCAAACCAATCAGGACTTTTTAGCCGCATTGCTAAATACAAAAGCGGTGGCAGACGGTACTTATACGACAACGTACATTGAACAAGATTTTTTGAAGGGGTGGTTAAACGATGCCCAAGCGCAAGTTTCAAGCGCCAACTGA
- a CDS encoding acetyl-CoA carboxylase carboxyltransferase subunit beta encodes MPKRKFQAPTEQQLAVRRDYIPDALLTRCPVCHQDCYTQDLGEFKACPHCDYGFRLPAWERVAQLTDAFDEHDADLRAPADFTDAAYQDKLRRAAAQSQMNESVLTGIAATDGMQFGLGVMDTNFMMGSLGSATGEKITRLFDTCTIQKLPVVMVTASGGARMQEGTRALMQMAKISAAVAKHRETGLLYITILTDPTTGGVTASFAMQGDIMLSEPRALIGFAGRRVIEQTIQQTPPADFQRAETLFANGWLDQIVPRPALKQTLQRLLRLTQGGRQNG; translated from the coding sequence ATGCCCAAGCGCAAGTTTCAAGCGCCAACTGAGCAACAACTCGCGGTTCGACGGGATTACATTCCGGATGCGCTATTAACTCGTTGTCCAGTTTGTCATCAAGATTGCTATACACAAGATTTAGGCGAGTTCAAGGCTTGCCCACATTGTGACTACGGATTCCGACTCCCAGCATGGGAACGGGTGGCGCAGTTGACGGATGCTTTTGACGAGCACGATGCGGACTTGCGTGCACCAGCTGATTTTACGGACGCAGCTTATCAGGACAAATTAAGACGGGCAGCCGCTCAGTCGCAGATGAATGAAAGCGTCTTGACTGGGATTGCGGCCACTGACGGCATGCAATTTGGATTAGGGGTCATGGATACCAATTTTATGATGGGCAGTTTAGGGTCCGCCACTGGGGAGAAAATCACCCGTTTGTTCGATACTTGTACGATACAAAAGCTTCCGGTCGTGATGGTGACGGCCTCTGGTGGGGCACGGATGCAAGAAGGCACCCGGGCACTGATGCAGATGGCAAAAATATCTGCGGCAGTGGCTAAACACCGTGAAACCGGGTTATTGTATATCACAATCTTAACTGATCCAACCACAGGTGGTGTGACCGCAAGTTTTGCGATGCAAGGTGATATTATGCTGAGCGAGCCACGGGCCTTGATTGGATTTGCCGGGCGTCGCGTCATCGAACAAACCATTCAACAGACGCCACCCGCAGATTTTCAACGGGCAGAAACGTTGTTTGCGAATGGTTGGTTGGACCAAATTGTGCCGCGACCGGCCTTGAAACAAACGTTACAACGATTATTGCGGCTCACACAAGGAGGTCGTCAAAATGGCTGA
- the accA gene encoding acetyl-CoA carboxylase carboxyltransferase subunit alpha yields MADTTAYEQVQAARSTDKISIEALIDGLTEDFFACHGDRQRADDPAVIVGLATIAERPVTIIGIQKGQTLAENQARHFGCATPSGYRKALRLMQQAETLQQPVVTLINTPGAYPGVDAEYQGQGRAIADCLLAGIQLKVPFLSLIVGEGGSGGALALACGDQVWMLAKSTYSVLSPEGYATILWKQSQRAAEAAEKMRLTPTELLADGVIDRIIPEVATAADCQPLKAAIDETLTALAAKPVTELVAQRQARYRQF; encoded by the coding sequence ATGGCTGATACCACTGCTTATGAACAAGTTCAGGCGGCACGGTCCACTGACAAAATTAGTATTGAAGCGTTGATCGATGGCCTAACGGAAGACTTTTTTGCTTGTCATGGGGATCGCCAACGCGCGGATGATCCGGCGGTGATTGTCGGACTAGCGACGATTGCTGAACGCCCCGTTACCATTATTGGCATTCAGAAAGGGCAAACGTTAGCCGAAAACCAGGCGCGCCACTTTGGTTGTGCAACACCTAGCGGCTATCGTAAAGCACTGCGGTTGATGCAACAAGCAGAAACATTACAGCAACCAGTCGTCACGTTGATCAATACGCCCGGCGCTTATCCGGGGGTGGATGCTGAATATCAGGGCCAAGGTCGTGCAATTGCCGACTGTTTGTTAGCTGGTATTCAGTTAAAAGTGCCCTTTTTAAGTCTCATCGTTGGTGAAGGCGGTAGCGGTGGCGCACTCGCCTTGGCGTGTGGCGACCAAGTCTGGATGCTAGCGAAAAGTACTTATTCGGTGCTCTCACCGGAAGGCTACGCCACTATTTTATGGAAGCAATCACAACGTGCGGCAGAAGCGGCGGAAAAAATGCGACTCACACCGACGGAATTATTAGCAGACGGCGTGATTGACCGGATTATCCCGGAAGTCGCAACGGCCGCTGATTGCCAGCCGCTTAAAGCCGCAATCGACGAAACACTAACTGCTTTAGCAGCCAAGCCGGTGACAGAACTCGTGGCACAACGCCAGGCCCGTTATCGACAATTTTAA
- the fabI gene encoding enoyl-ACP reductase FabI, whose amino-acid sequence MDGILSGKTIVVMGVANQRSIAWGCTEALMAQGAQVILTYQNDRLKQSLQRFVAPEVPLIACDVADDDNVDQAFATIKQQYGALDGIIHAIAYADKATLEGDFVDTTKAGYDLAQNISAYSLIAIARAVRPMLKPGASLVTLTYFGSERAVPNYNMMGVAKAALEANVRYLARDLGPQQIRVNAISAGAVKTLAVTGIHEHQQLLKLSRSMTVDGEPVKTREIGNVAAFLLSDLSTGMTGDVVYVDKGVHLS is encoded by the coding sequence ATGGACGGAATTTTATCAGGCAAGACCATTGTGGTGATGGGCGTTGCCAACCAGCGTAGTATTGCCTGGGGGTGTACCGAGGCATTGATGGCTCAGGGTGCGCAAGTTATCTTGACCTATCAAAATGACCGTTTGAAGCAAAGTTTACAGCGATTCGTCGCACCCGAAGTGCCGCTGATTGCCTGTGACGTTGCCGATGACGATAATGTTGACCAAGCGTTTGCAACGATCAAACAGCAATATGGTGCCCTGGATGGGATTATCCATGCGATTGCCTATGCCGATAAAGCGACACTGGAAGGTGATTTTGTCGATACGACTAAGGCTGGCTATGATTTAGCTCAAAATATTAGTGCCTATTCGCTGATTGCAATTGCCAGAGCAGTGCGACCAATGCTCAAACCAGGTGCCAGTCTCGTGACATTGACGTATTTCGGATCAGAACGGGCCGTGCCGAATTATAATATGATGGGTGTCGCGAAGGCTGCCCTCGAAGCGAATGTCCGCTACTTAGCCCGTGACTTGGGCCCGCAGCAGATTCGTGTCAATGCCATTTCAGCTGGGGCAGTCAAAACACTGGCCGTAACTGGTATCCACGAGCATCAGCAATTATTGAAATTATCTCGAAGTATGACAGTGGATGGCGAACCAGTTAAAACGCGTGAAATTGGCAATGTGGCCGCCTTTTTACTCAGTGACCTGTCGACTGGGATGACCGGCGATGTGGTCTACGTAGATAAAGGGGTTCACTTGAGTTAA
- a CDS encoding 4'-phosphopantetheinyl transferase family protein gives MVMTQVRFAQQWLDLPADASRQTRRETQRLVSRSLIQQLLPAPLAYRRLGQPYFPSQPKLGVSVSHTAQFVLVALGPGPLGIDVEQVRPRDFTAIQRAFTSAEWRLLQAQPKLARQRIGWQLWTAKEAVLKLVGCGLTQAPRRVEVLDLKQGVVRYQSQLYRLRPLALPAMYVGWVAQPMRDGRD, from the coding sequence ATGGTCATGACGCAGGTCCGCTTTGCACAGCAGTGGCTGGATTTACCAGCGGATGCTTCCAGACAAACGCGCAGGGAAACACAACGGTTGGTGAGTCGCTCGTTGATTCAACAATTACTGCCAGCACCACTTGCTTATCGCCGTTTGGGTCAGCCGTATTTTCCGAGTCAACCGAAGTTAGGAGTCAGTGTCAGTCATACGGCCCAGTTCGTCCTAGTGGCATTGGGCCCAGGTCCGCTCGGGATTGATGTGGAACAGGTGCGACCACGGGATTTTACGGCAATTCAACGCGCGTTTACGTCCGCAGAGTGGCGCTTGCTACAGGCCCAACCCAAATTAGCTCGGCAGCGTATAGGCTGGCAACTGTGGACGGCTAAGGAAGCGGTCTTGAAGCTGGTTGGTTGTGGCTTAACGCAGGCCCCACGCCGGGTTGAAGTGCTAGATTTAAAGCAAGGTGTTGTGCGGTATCAATCCCAGTTATATCGTTTACGACCATTGGCCTTGCCAGCGATGTATGTCGGCTGGGTCGCACAACCAATGCGTGATGGCCGAGATTAG
- a CDS encoding DUF554 domain-containing protein — MPVGIITNVCAIFLGGIVGALGGQKMSTELKEGLNMTFGIASMAMGVYAIAPLKNLAAVIFAVIIGTGIGLLCHLGKLINRGAMAMQRLISRFISAPDNFEQQAFERTMVTVIVLFCASGTGIYGTLTEGMNGDATILISKSILDFFAAVIFGANLGLVVSLIAIPQVIILTILFLIAHLIFPLTTPNMILDFKAVGGILMVASGFRIIEVKMFPTADMIPMMIVIMPISWFWMQVVMPLL; from the coding sequence GTGCCAGTTGGAATTATTACAAATGTTTGTGCCATCTTCTTAGGTGGCATCGTTGGTGCACTAGGTGGTCAAAAAATGTCCACCGAACTTAAAGAAGGCTTAAACATGACCTTCGGAATTGCGTCGATGGCAATGGGCGTCTATGCGATCGCCCCGTTAAAAAATCTGGCGGCCGTCATCTTTGCCGTAATCATCGGTACTGGAATCGGTCTCCTGTGCCATCTCGGCAAGCTGATCAACCGTGGCGCCATGGCAATGCAAAGGTTGATCTCACGGTTTATCAGCGCACCGGACAATTTTGAACAACAGGCCTTTGAACGTACGATGGTGACCGTCATTGTCTTGTTCTGTGCGAGTGGGACTGGGATTTATGGGACATTGACTGAAGGCATGAACGGCGATGCTACCATTCTGATTTCTAAGTCGATTCTTGATTTCTTCGCCGCGGTCATTTTTGGCGCCAATCTGGGGCTAGTCGTCTCTTTGATTGCGATTCCACAAGTGATCATCCTAACGATACTCTTTTTGATTGCTCACCTGATTTTCCCACTCACGACGCCAAATATGATTCTCGATTTTAAAGCCGTTGGTGGGATCTTAATGGTCGCGAGTGGTTTTCGAATCATTGAGGTCAAAATGTTTCCGACTGCCGATATGATTCCGATGATGATCGTGATCATGCCAATCTCCTGGTTCTGGATGCAGGTCGTCATGCCATTATTATAA
- a CDS encoding LysR family transcriptional regulator gives METRKLAVFVDLAETCNYSRSAERLFLSQSTISKYILALEAEWQVQLFKRAHRQVTLTPAGQRLLPQVKAVLQATDQLQQAITVQQQQAAQSLVIRGLPSLPQYQAFHIITAFTKRYPQIKLHFSEASVGELTHALDDQTVDLVFTRIFNEAPAAYDCLFNESDQFVVLVPKDNPLAQRAEISLPMLSNESILLLKVAVSPDNPLFATLQKMRAQAQVKYDGQRIELILEMLNQGEGVSIVMARSFDLTGFDNIKPFR, from the coding sequence TTGGAAACCCGTAAATTGGCGGTATTCGTGGATTTGGCTGAGACTTGTAATTATAGTCGTAGCGCTGAACGGTTATTTTTGTCCCAGTCGACGATTTCAAAGTACATCTTGGCCCTAGAAGCCGAGTGGCAAGTGCAATTATTTAAACGTGCGCATCGACAAGTGACGCTAACGCCGGCTGGCCAACGGTTGTTACCACAAGTCAAGGCAGTTTTGCAAGCGACCGACCAACTGCAGCAGGCAATCACGGTACAACAGCAACAGGCGGCGCAATCATTAGTGATCCGTGGGTTGCCGTCGTTGCCGCAGTATCAAGCCTTTCATATTATCACGGCATTTACCAAGCGGTATCCGCAAATTAAATTACACTTCAGTGAAGCTAGTGTCGGCGAATTGACCCACGCCCTCGATGATCAAACCGTCGATCTTGTGTTTACACGGATTTTTAACGAAGCACCAGCAGCTTATGACTGTTTATTCAACGAGTCGGATCAATTCGTGGTTTTAGTGCCAAAGGATAATCCGTTGGCGCAACGTGCAGAGATTAGCTTACCAATGCTTTCAAATGAGTCGATTTTATTATTGAAGGTGGCTGTCAGTCCCGACAACCCCTTATTTGCGACGCTACAAAAAATGCGCGCACAGGCACAGGTCAAGTATGATGGTCAGCGGATCGAACTGATTTTGGAGATGCTGAATCAGGGCGAAGGCGTTTCAATCGTGATGGCGCGGTCATTTGATTTGACAGGGTTCGACAACATAAAGCCATTCCGCTAG